From Camelina sativa cultivar DH55 chromosome 7, Cs, whole genome shotgun sequence, one genomic window encodes:
- the LOC109125554 gene encoding uncharacterized protein LOC109125554 — protein sequence MKDLGNLKYFLGLDVLRGPDGFCLSQRKYALDILEEPVLSRAFDNGPAFDSPEQYHCMIGRLIYLTITRLDLCYAVHILSQFMKQPIVAHWEVVLRLVIYLKGSLVQGILLGVLSNLAFSLGLCHLFGLFSYLLKNQEAKDCLKFFHAEYRAMAHALKEIQWLKALLI from the exons ATGAAAGATCTCGGTAACCTCAAGTATTTTCTTGGTCTTGATGTTTTGCGAGGTCCGGATGGATTCTGTCTTTCTCAACGTAAGTATGCATTGGATATTCTTGAAGAACCAG TCCTGAGCAGGGCCTTCGACAATGGTCCCGCGTTTGACAGTCCTGAGCAGTATCATTGTATGATTGGACGTTTAATCTACCTTACAATCACCCGTCTTGATCTTTGTTATGCCGTTCACATTCTTTCCCAATTTATGAAGCAGCCAATTGTGGCTCATTGGGAGGTTGTGCTTCGTCTTGTCATTTATCTCAAAGGATCGCTAGTTCAAGGAATCTTACTTGGCGTTCTCTCTAACTTGGCGTTCTCTCTCGGCTTATGTCACTTATTTGGGCTATTCTCCTATCTCCTAAAAAACCAAGAAGCAAAAGACTGTCTCAAGTTCTTCCACGCTGAGTATCGGGCGATGGCGCACGCTCTTAAGGAAATCCAGTGGTTAAAAGCTCTTCTCATCTAG